The Capra hircus breed San Clemente unplaced genomic scaffold, ASM170441v1, whole genome shotgun sequence nucleotide sequence ACTACAGTTAAATAGAAAATCAGACATATACCCCCACTACCAAAAGAAAGGATCATGTTAAATTTCTTAATTCCATGTTGTGTGTTTCATTTCTCCTTTGGATTAGTTCTTATCTTGAGTTAGTTTGTCTTCCTTTGGTTTCAAATTATTATTCAAAGTAATAGCACCTTTGTTCTTTGATATATTCATAGAGTGGGGTATTGCTATCTAAGTAAAAGGAACCTGAATATGTTCTCTCTCTTCCATGGTAACCTCTGACCTCAGAGTCTCTTGTCTGCTTATCATCAACATCCTGATTGTATTTTCTCATGGTACCTGATGGACTTGATCCAGACTCTTGCTTTTGCCTTTCCCCACTCCATGTGGTTACATTGCTTGATAAATACCTAAAACTATTTTCTTCAATTCCCAAAGGGGCTTGGCTATCAAGTGAGTGACTGCCACTTGACTGCCCATAGCTGTCCCTTGACTGGCCATTATTAAATACTTGTCTTTCGTTGGTGCTGAATCCAGACTGACCCTGGATATGTCCTGATTGTCCATCACTTGATCCCTGTGCTGCTAAATTTGTGCTGGATCTTACCAGCTCATGAGAATATGAATCTCCTAAGTGCTGCTGGCTGGATTCATGTACATCTATTGTATTGAACTCTGATTGTCTATGCCTCAATTCTGATTGTTCATGAATCTTTTCCCCCCAGTACCCCTTACTATCACTATGGGATCTTTGACTTCTAGTTGAACTAGAATCTGAATGGCTGTGGGCTGATAAGGGTTTTCCATGGTCAGATGCAGAGTGGTTACCTAGCTGACTGCTATGAGTAGACCCCAACCTTCCGGACTGAACATGAATATCTCTTGACTGTTCCTGAGTTGTGACTGAATGTCTATGACTAGATCCCTGTCCTTCAGTTGTACAAAATCCAGAGTGATTATGGGAATAAATTGACTGCCCATTACTTATCTCTGATTGCCCAGGACTTGAATCTTGTCTTCCtattttgtcagttgcttttgatcccatatagtcaaaactagaAACTGATGGTCCATGACTAGATGCTCGCTTAGTGGTAGCATGGTCTGTTGACCTAAAAGGACTAGAATTGCGACTGCTTGTTCTGCTACCACCAGAAGGTCCATAACCAGACTGCCCATAGTCATATTCGGCACTCCCATAACTGCCATGTCTCCAGGCTTGATCTGATCTATGTCTTTGTCTGCTACTAATCTGTGATGTAGAATGACTTTTACCAAAATGGGCATGAGTGTGACTTGACTGTTTGTTTGACCATGTGGATTGTCCCTGACTAGAGTGCACATGTCCAGAGGTGTCTCCTGACTGCCCATGAGCAgatctgtgtctccctctcactgtggctcctgactcTCCATGTTGAGATCCAGCCTGCCCATGAGTGGATCCGGAGTGTCTCTCGGAGACTTCTGAATGTCTTTCACTGTCACTAGCCTCACTGTGACAGGATCCCCGTCTTCCTGCCTGACTGGACTCTGACCGTGTAGATTGTCCCTGGCTAGAATGGCCGTGTCTGGTGGTGTCTCCTGACTGTCCATGAGCAGTTCCGTGTCTCCctctcactgtggctcctgactcTCCATGTTGAGATCCAGCCTGCCCATGAGTGGATCCGGAGTGTCTCTCGGAGACTTCTGAATGCCTTTCACTGTCGCTAGCCTCACTGTGGCTGGATCCCCGTCTTCCTGCCTGACTGGACCCTGACCGTGTAGATCGTCCCTGGCTAGACTGGCCATATCTGGTGGTGTCTCCCGACTCTCCATGAGCAGTTCCGTGTCTCCctctcactgtggctcctgactcTCCATGTTGAGATCCAGCCTGCCCATGAGTGGATCCTGAGTGTCTCTCGGAGACTTCTGAATGCCTTTCACTGTCGCTAGCCTCACTGTGGCTGGATCCCCGTCTTCCTGCCTGACTGGACCCTGACCGTGTAGATTGCCCCTGACTGGCGTGGCCATGTCTGGTAGTGTCTCCTGACTGTCCATGAGCAGTTCTTTGTCTTCCCctcactgtggctcctgactcTCCATGTTGAGATCCAGCCTGCCCATGAGTGGATCCTGAGTGTCTCTCTGAGACTTCTGAATGCCTTTCACTGTCGCTAGCCTCACTGTGGCTGGATCCCCGTCTTCCTGCCTGACTGGACCCTGACCATGTAGATTGTCCCTGACTAGTGTGGCCATGTCTGGTGGTGTCTCCTGACTGCTCATGAGCAGTTCCGTGTCTCCctctcactgtggctcctgactcTCCATGTGGAGACCCAGCCTGCCCATGAGTGGATCCTGAGTGTCTCTCTGAGACTTCTGAATGTCTTTCACTGTCACTAGCCTCACTGTGACAGGATCCCCGTCTTCCTGCCCGACTGGACTCTGACCGCGTAGATTGTCCCTGGCTAGAATGGCCATATCTGGTGGTGTCTCCCGACTCTCCATGAGCAGTTCCGTGTCTCCctctcactgtggctcctgactcTCCATGTTGAGATCCAGCCTGCCCATGAGTGGATCCTGAGTGTCTCTCTGAGACTTCTGAATGCCTTTCACTGTCGCTAGCCTCACTGTGGCTGGATCCCCGTCTTCCTGCCTGACTGGACCCTGACCGTGTAGATTGTCCCTGACTAGTGTGGCCATGTCTGGTGGTGTCTCCTGACTGCTCATGAGCAGTTCCGTGTCTCCctctcactgtggctcctgactcTCCATGTGGAGACCCAGCCTGCCCATGAGTGGATCCTGAGTGTCTCTCTGAGACTTCTGAATGTCTTTCACTGTCACTAGCCTCACTGTGACAGGATCCCCGTCTTCCTGCCTGACTGGACTCTGACCGTGTAGATTGTCCCTGGCTAGAATGGCCGTGTCTGGTGGTGTCTCCTGACTGTCCATGAGCAGTTCCGTGTCTCCctctcactgtggctcctgactcTCCATGTTGAGATCCAGCCTGCCCATGAGTGGATCCGGAGTGTCTCTCGGAGACTTCTGAATGCCTTTCACTGTCGCTAGCCTCACTGTGGCTGGATCCCCGTCTTCCTGTCTGACTGGACCCTGACCGTGTAGATCGTCCCTGGCTAGACTGGCCATATCTGGTGGTGTCTCCCGACTCTCCATGAGCAGTTCCGTGTCTCCctctcactgtggctcctgactcTCCATGTTGAGATCCAGCCTGCCCATGAGTGGATCCTGAGTGTCTCTCTGAGACTTCTGAATGCCTTTCACTGTCGCTAGCCTCACTGTGGCTGGATCCCCGTCTTCCTGCCTGACTGGACCCTGACCGTGTAGATTGTCCCTGACTAGTGTGGCCATGTCTGGTGGTGTCTCCTGACTGCTCATGAGCAGTTCCGTGTCTCCctctcactgtggctcctgactcTCCATGTGGAGACCCAGCCTGCCCATGAGTGGATCCTGAGTGTCTCTCTGAGACTTCTGAATGTCTTTCACTGTCACTAGCCTCACTGTGACAGGATCCCCGTCTTCCTGCCTGACTGGACTCTGACCGCGTAGATTGTCCCTGGCTAGAATGGCCATATCTGGTGGTGTCTCCCGACTCTCCATGAGCAGTTCCGTGTCTCCctctcactgtggctcctgactcTCCATGTTGAGATCCAGCCTGCCCATGAGTGGATCCTGAGTGTCTCTCTGAGACTTCTGAATGCCTTTCACTGTCGCTAGCCTCACTGTGGCTGGATCCCCGTCTTCCTGCCTGACTGGACCCTGACCGTGTAGATTGTCCCTGACTAGTGTGGCCATGTCTGGTGGTGTCTCCTGACTGCTCATGAGCAGTTCCGTGTCTCCctctcactgtggctcctgactcTCCATGTGGAGACCCAGCCTGCCCATGAGTGGATCCTGAGTGTCTCTCTGAGACTTCTGAATGTCTTTCACTGTCACTAGCCTCACTGTGACAGGATCCCCGTCTTCCTGCCTGACTGGACTCTGACCGTGTAGATTGTCCCTGGCTAGAATGGCCGTGTCTGGTGGTGTCTCCTGACTGTCCATGAGCAGTTCCGTGTCTCCctctcactgtggctcctgactcTCCATGTTGAGATCCAGCCTGCCCATGAGTGGATCCGGAGTGTCTCTCGGAGACTTCTGAATGCCTTTCACTGTCGCTAGCCTCACTGTGGCTGGATCCCCGTCTTCCTGTCTGACTGGACTCTGACCGTGTAGATCGTCCCTGGCTAGACTGGCCATATCTGGTGGTGTCTCCCGACTCTCCATGAGCAGTTCCGTGTCTCCctctcactgtggctcctgactcTCCATGTTGAGATCCAGCCTGCCCATGAGTGGATCCTGAGTGTCTCTCTGAGACTTCTGAATGCCTTTCACTGTCGCTAGCCTCACTGTGGCTGGATCCCCGTCTTCCTGCCTGACTGGACCCTGACCGTGTAGATTGCCCCTGACTGGCGTGGCCATGTCTGGTAGTGTCTCCTGACTGTCCATGAGCAGTTCTTTGTCTTCCCctcactgtggctcctgactcTCCATGTTGAGATCCAGCCTGCCCATGAGTGGATCCTGAGTGTCTCTCTGAGACTTCTGAATGCCTTTCACTGTCGCTAGCCTCACTGTGGCTGGATCCCCGTCTTCCTGCCTGACTGGACCCTGACCATGTAGATTGTCCCTGACTAGTGTGGCCATGTCTGGTGGTGTCTCCTGACTGCTCATGAGCAGTTCCGTGTCTCCctctcactgtggctcctgactcTCCATG carries:
- the LOC108634870 gene encoding filaggrin-2-like isoform X2, whose amino-acid sequence is MDSQETPRDMAILARDNLRRSESSQAGRRGSCHSEASDSERHSEVSERHSGSTHGQAGSPHGESGATVRGRHGTAHEQSGDTTRHGHSSQGQSTRSGSSQAGRRGSSHSEASDSERHSEVSERHSGSTHGQAGSQHGESGATVRGRHGTAHGQSGDTTRHGHSSQGQSTRSESSQAGRRGSSHSEASDSERHSEVSERHSGSTHGQAGSQHGESGATVRGRHGTAHGQSGDTTRHGHSSQGQSTRSESSQAGRRGSCHSEASDSERHSEVSERHSGSTHGQAGSPHGESGATVRGRHGTAHEQSGDTTRHGHTSQGQSTRSGSSQAGRRGSSHSEASDSERHSEVSERHSGSTHGQAGSQHGESGATVRGRHGTAHGESGDTTRYGQSSQGRSTRSGSSQTGRRGSSHSEASDSERHSEVSERHSGSTHGQAGSQHGESGATVRGRHGTAHGQSGDTTRHGHSSQGQSTRSESSQAGRRGSCHSEASDSERHSEVSERHSGSTHGQAGSPHGESGATVRGRHGTAHEQSGDTTRHGHTSQGQSTRSGSSQAGRRGSSHSEASDSERHSEVSERHSGSTHGQAGSQHGESGATVRGRHGTAHGESGDTTRYGHSSQGQSTRSESSQAGRRGSCHSEASDSERHSEVSERHSGSTHGQAGSPHGESGATVRGRHGTAHEQSGDTTRHGHTSQGQSTWSGSSQAGRRGSSHSEASDSERHSEVSERHSGSTHGQAGSQHGESGATVRGRQRTAHGQSGDTTRHGHASQGQSTRSGSSQAGRRGSSHSEASDSERHSEVSERHSGSTHGQAGSQHGESGATVRGRHGTAHGESGDTTRYGQSSQGRSTRSESSQTGRRGSSHSEASDSERHSEVSERHSGSTHGQAGSQHGESGATVRGRHGTAHGQSGDTTRHGHSSQGQSTRSESSQAGRRGSCHSEASDSERHSEVSERHSGSTHGQAGSPHGESGATVRGRHGTAHEQSGDTTRHGHTSQGQSTRSGSSQAGRRGSSHSEASDSERHSEVSERHSGSTHGQAGSQHGESGATVRGRHGTAHGESGDTTRYGHSSQGQSTRSESSQAGRRGSCHSEASDSERHSEVSERHSGSTHGQAGSPHGESGATVRGRHGTAHEQSGDTTRHGHTSQGQSTRSGSSQAGRRGSSHSEASDSERHSEVSERHSGSTHGQAGSQHGESGATVRGRHGTAHGESGDTTRYGQSSQGRSTRSGSSQTGRRGSSHSEASDSERHSEVSERHSGSTHGQAGSQHGESGATVRGRHGTAHGQSGDTTRHGHSSQGQSTRSESSQAGRRGSCHSEASDSERHSEVSERHSGSTHGQAGSPHGESGATVRGRHGTAHEQSGDTTRHGHTSQGQSTRSGSSQAGRRGSSHSEASDSERHSEVSERHSGSTHGQAGSQHGESGATVRGRHGTAHGESGDTTRYGHSSQGQSTRSESSRAGRRGSCHSEASDSERHSEVSERHSGSTHGQAGSPHGESGATVRGRHGTAHEQSGDTTRHGHTSQGQSTWSGSSQAGRRGSSHSEASDSERHSEVSERHSGSTHGQAGSQHGESGATVRGRQRTAHGQSGDTTRHGHASQGQSTRSGSSQAGRRGSSHSEASDSERHSEVSERHSGSTHGQAGSQHGESGATVRGRHGTAHGESGDTTRYGQSSQGRSTRSGSSQAGRRGSSHSEASDSERHSEVSERHSGSTHGQAGSQHGESGATVRGRHGTAHGQSGDTTRHGHSSQGQSTRSESSQAGRRGSCHSEASDSERHSEVSERHSGSTHGQAGSQHGESGATVRGRHRSAHGQSGDTSGHVHSSQGQSTWSNKQSSHTHAHFGKSHSTSQISSRQRHRSDQAWRHGSYGSAEYDYGQSGYGPSGGSRTSSRNSSPFRSTDHATTKRASSHGPSVSSFDYMGSKATDKIGRQDSSPGQSEISNGQSIYSHNHSGFCTTEGQGSSHRHSVTTQEQSRDIHVQSGRLGSTHSSQLGNHSASDHGKPLSAHSHSDSSSTRSQRSHSDSKGYWGEKIHEQSELRHRQSEFNTIDVHESSQQHLGDSYSHELVRSSTNLAAQGSSDGQSGHIQGQSGFSTNERQVFNNGQSRDSYGQSSGSHSLDSQAPLGIEENSFRYLSSNVTTWSGERQKQESGSSPSGTMRKYNQDVDDKQTRDSEVRGYHGRERTYSGSFYLDSNTPLYEYIKEQRCYYFE
- the LOC108634870 gene encoding filaggrin-2-like isoform X1, which codes for MDSQETPRDMAILARDNLRRSESSQAGRRGSCHSEASDSERHSEVSERHSGSTHGQAGSPHGESGATVRGRHGTAHEQSGDTTRHGHSSQGQSTRSGSSQAGRRGSSHSEASDSERHSEVSERHSGSTHGQAGSQHGESGATVRGRHGTAHGQSGDTTRHGHSSQGQSTRSESSQAGRRGSSHSEASDSERHSEVSERHSGSTHGQAGSQHRESGATVRGRQRTAHGQSGDTTRHGHSSQGQSTHSGSSQAGRRGSSHSEASDSERHSEVSERHSGSTHGQAGSQHGESGATVRGRHGTAHGQSGDTTRHGHSSQGQSTRSESSQAGRRGSCHSEASDSERHSEVSERHSGSTHGQAGSPHGESGATVRGRHGTAHEQSGDTTRHGHTSQGQSTRSGSSQAGRRGSSHSEASDSERHSEVSERHSGSTHGQAGSQHGESGATVRGRHGTAHGESGDTTRYGQSSQGRSTRSGSSQTGRRGSSHSEASDSERHSEVSERHSGSTHGQAGSQHGESGATVRGRHGTAHGQSGDTTRHGHSSQGQSTRSESSQAGRRGSCHSEASDSERHSEVSERHSGSTHGQAGSPHGESGATVRGRHGTAHEQSGDTTRHGHTSQGQSTRSGSSQAGRRGSSHSEASDSERHSEVSERHSGSTHGQAGSQHGESGATVRGRHGTAHGESGDTTRYGHSSQGQSTRSESSQAGRRGSCHSEASDSERHSEVSERHSGSTHGQAGSPHGESGATVRGRHGTAHEQSGDTTRHGHTSQGQSTWSGSSQAGRRGSSHSEASDSERHSEVSERHSGSTHGQAGSQHGESGATVRGRQRTAHGQSGDTTRHGHASQGQSTRSGSSQAGRRGSSHSEASDSERHSEVSERHSGSTHGQAGSQHGESGATVRGRHGTAHGESGDTTRYGQSSQGRSTRSESSQTGRRGSSHSEASDSERHSEVSERHSGSTHGQAGSQHGESGATVRGRHGTAHGQSGDTTRHGHSSQGQSTRSESSQAGRRGSCHSEASDSERHSEVSERHSGSTHGQAGSPHGESGATVRGRHGTAHEQSGDTTRHGHTSQGQSTRSGSSQAGRRGSSHSEASDSERHSEVSERHSGSTHGQAGSQHGESGATVRGRHGTAHGESGDTTRYGHSSQGQSTRSESSQAGRRGSCHSEASDSERHSEVSERHSGSTHGQAGSPHGESGATVRGRHGTAHEQSGDTTRHGHTSQGQSTRSGSSQAGRRGSSHSEASDSERHSEVSERHSGSTHGQAGSQHGESGATVRGRHGTAHGESGDTTRYGQSSQGRSTRSGSSQTGRRGSSHSEASDSERHSEVSERHSGSTHGQAGSQHGESGATVRGRHGTAHGQSGDTTRHGHSSQGQSTRSESSQAGRRGSCHSEASDSERHSEVSERHSGSTHGQAGSPHGESGATVRGRHGTAHEQSGDTTRHGHTSQGQSTRSGSSQAGRRGSSHSEASDSERHSEVSERHSGSTHGQAGSQHGESGATVRGRHGTAHGESGDTTRYGHSSQGQSTRSESSRAGRRGSCHSEASDSERHSEVSERHSGSTHGQAGSPHGESGATVRGRHGTAHEQSGDTTRHGHTSQGQSTRSGSSQAGRRGSSHSEASDSERHSEVSERHSGSTHGQAGSQHGESGATVRGRHGTAHGESGDTTRYGQSSQGRSTRSGSSQAGRRGSSHSEASDSERHSEVSERHSGSTHGQAGSQHGESGATVRGRHGTAHGQSGDTTRHGHSSQGQSTRSESSQAGRRGSCHSEASDSERHSEVSERHSGSTHGQAGSQHGESGATVRGRHRSAHGQSGDTSGHVHSSQGQSTWSNKQSSHTHAHFGKSHSTSQISSRQRHRSDQAWRHGSYGSAEYDYGQSGYGPSGGSRTSSRNSSPFRSTDHATTKRASSHGPSVSSFDYMGSKATDKIGRQDSSPGQSEISNGQSIYSHNHSGFCTTEGQGSSHRHSVTTQEQSRDIHVQSGRLGSTHSSQLGNHSASDHGKPLSAHSHSDSSSTRSQRSHSDSKGYWGEKIHEQSELRHRQSEFNTIDVHESSQQHLGDSYSHELVRSSTNLAAQGSSDGQSGHIQGQSGFSTNERQVFNNGQSRDSYGQSSGSHSLDSQAPLGIEENSFRYLSSNVTTWSGERQKQESGSSPSGTMRKYNQDVDDKQTRDSEVRGYHGRERTYSGSFYLDSNTPLYEYIKEQRCYYFE